In Caballeronia sp. Lep1P3, a single genomic region encodes these proteins:
- the hpnH gene encoding adenosyl-hopene transferase HpnH, with amino-acid sequence MSIPMLQKARVGAYIFKQHLTRNKRYPLALMLEPLFRCNLACNGCGKIDYPDPILNQRLSLEECLGAVDECGAPVVSIAGGEPLLHKEMPQIVKGIIERKKFVYLCTNALLMEKKMDDYQPSPYFVWSVHLDGDQAMHDHSVSQGGVYDKATKAIREAKRRGFRVNINCTLFNDANPERVAKFFDTLGPMGVDGITVSPGYAYERAPDQQHFLNRDKTKTLFREIFKRGNNGKNWSFSQSAMFLDFLAGNQTYQCTPWGNPARTVFGWQRPCYLLGEGYAKTFKELMETTDWDKYGTGNYEKCADCMVHSGFEATAVMDTVAHPLKALGVSLRGPRTEGAYAKELPIDKQRPAEYVFSKHVEIKLEEIGRAKKNKGAKTAAAAH; translated from the coding sequence TTGTCTATCCCGATGCTCCAGAAGGCCCGCGTTGGCGCCTACATCTTCAAGCAGCACCTGACGCGCAACAAGCGCTATCCGCTCGCGCTGATGCTCGAACCGCTGTTCCGCTGCAATCTCGCGTGTAACGGCTGCGGCAAGATCGACTATCCGGACCCGATTCTCAACCAGCGCCTGTCGCTGGAAGAATGCCTCGGCGCCGTCGACGAGTGCGGCGCGCCCGTCGTGTCGATCGCGGGCGGCGAGCCGCTTCTGCACAAGGAAATGCCGCAGATCGTCAAGGGCATCATCGAGCGCAAGAAGTTCGTGTATCTCTGCACGAACGCGCTCCTGATGGAAAAGAAGATGGACGATTACCAGCCGAGCCCGTATTTCGTCTGGTCCGTTCACCTCGACGGCGATCAAGCCATGCACGACCATTCCGTTTCGCAAGGCGGCGTGTACGACAAGGCGACGAAAGCGATCCGCGAGGCGAAGCGCCGCGGGTTTCGCGTCAACATCAACTGCACGCTGTTCAACGATGCGAACCCGGAACGCGTCGCGAAGTTCTTCGACACGCTCGGCCCGATGGGCGTGGACGGCATCACCGTCTCGCCGGGCTACGCCTACGAGCGCGCGCCGGACCAGCAGCACTTCCTGAACCGCGACAAGACGAAGACGCTCTTCCGCGAAATCTTCAAGCGCGGCAATAACGGCAAGAACTGGTCGTTCAGCCAGTCGGCGATGTTCCTCGACTTTCTCGCCGGCAACCAGACGTACCAGTGCACGCCGTGGGGCAACCCGGCGCGCACGGTGTTCGGCTGGCAGCGTCCGTGCTATCTGCTCGGCGAAGGCTACGCGAAGACCTTCAAGGAGCTGATGGAAACCACCGACTGGGACAAGTACGGCACCGGCAACTACGAAAAGTGCGCGGACTGCATGGTGCACAGCGGCTTCGAGGCGACCGCCGTGATGGACACCGTCGCGCATCCGTTGAAGGCGCTCGGCGTGTCGCTGCGCGGACCGCGCACCGAAGGCGCGTATGCCAAGGAACTGCCGATCGACAAGCAGCGTCCGGCTGAATACGTGTTCTCGAAGCACGTCGAGATCAAGCTGGAAGAGATCGGGCGCGCGAAGAAGAACAAGGGCGCGAAGACGGCGGCTGCGGCGCACTAA
- a CDS encoding type II toxin-antitoxin system VapC family toxin, whose amino-acid sequence MIVLDTHALVWWIGGGALGKEARAAIEHESATDGEILVSTITAWEIALLVRRGKLALAMDVGDWIDKVGRINGVRFVPVDRRIAVQSVDLPGELHDDPADRFIVATARSLSAPLVTKDRNIRAYEHVRTIW is encoded by the coding sequence ATGATCGTGCTGGACACGCACGCGCTCGTGTGGTGGATCGGCGGGGGCGCGCTCGGCAAGGAGGCTCGCGCTGCCATCGAGCACGAGTCGGCGACGGACGGGGAAATCCTCGTTTCGACGATCACCGCGTGGGAGATCGCGCTGCTCGTCAGGCGAGGCAAGCTCGCGCTGGCTATGGACGTCGGCGACTGGATCGACAAGGTGGGCCGGATCAACGGTGTGCGATTCGTGCCGGTGGACCGACGCATTGCCGTCCAGTCGGTCGATCTGCCGGGCGAACTTCACGACGATCCCGCGGATCGCTTCATCGTCGCGACGGCGCGTTCCCTCAGCGCCCCGCTCGTCACGAAGGACAGAAACATCCGCGCCTACGAGCACGTCAGAACCATCTGGTAG
- a CDS encoding type II toxin-antitoxin system Phd/YefM family antitoxin translates to MAAKRVSKSEFKAKALEYFRLVESTGEHMIVTDHGKPVLEVRRYDSTATPLEELRGSVLFYEDPLEPVGLEDWEALK, encoded by the coding sequence ATGGCTGCGAAGCGAGTGTCGAAATCCGAGTTCAAGGCGAAGGCGCTTGAATACTTTCGGCTCGTGGAATCGACAGGAGAACATATGATCGTGACAGACCATGGAAAGCCCGTGCTGGAAGTGCGGCGGTATGACAGTACAGCCACGCCGCTCGAGGAGTTGCGAGGCAGCGTGTTGTTTTACGAGGACCCGCTGGAGCCGGTGGGGTTGGAGGATTGGGAGGCGCTCAAATGA
- a CDS encoding YbdD/YjiX family protein: MFSDLRQAGRYLGQAMRLMVGMPDYDAYVTHMQTTHPDKPVLTYAEFFRERQEARYGSGAGKCC; this comes from the coding sequence ATGTTCAGCGATCTTCGGCAAGCGGGACGCTATCTCGGCCAGGCGATGCGTCTGATGGTCGGCATGCCTGACTACGATGCCTACGTCACGCACATGCAGACGACGCATCCGGACAAGCCAGTGCTGACGTATGCGGAATTTTTCCGCGAACGTCAGGAAGCGCGGTACGGGTCGGGAGCGGGAAAGTGTTGTTGA
- a CDS encoding carbon starvation CstA family protein: MNRASGFLVWIALALLGAFAFGTIALAHGERISALWIVIAAVCTYLIAYRFYSRFIAGTVLQLDGLRMTPAVRHNDGLDYVPTNKYVLFGHHFAAIAGAGPLVGPVLAAQMGYTPGMLWILAGVVFAGAVQDFVVLFISTRRDGRSLGDLIKMELGTVPGVIALFGTFLIMVIILAVLALIVVKALTNSPWGTFTVAATIPIALFMGVYTRFIRPGRIGEVSIIGFVLLMLAISFGGQVAASPAIAPFFTFTGVQLTWILIGYGFVASVLPVWLLLAPRDYLSTFLKIGTILGLAIGILIVAPELKMPAFTKFVDGSGPVWAGNLFPFLFITIACGAVSGFHALISSGTTPKMIDNEVNMRFIGYGAMLMESFVAIMALVAACVIEPGVYFAMNSPAALLGTTPDAIAQTVTSWGFTLTPDMLTSTAKAVGETTIVARAGGAPTLAVGMAEILHRVIGGPAMMAFWYHFAILFEALFILTAVDAGTRAGRFMLQDLLGTFHPALRRTESLPANLVATGLCVAAWGYFLYQGVVDPFGGINTLWPLFGISNQMLAGIALMLGTVVLFKMKRERFAWVTVVPTVWLLICTLTAGWQKIFDASPKVGFLSHAARLRDAYDAGKVMAPAKSLPEMQRIIFNDYVDAALSGLFIFVVVSIAVYGVLSVLRARREARPTVSETPFEPLPAGAGATVRAGH, translated from the coding sequence ATGAATCGGGCTTCCGGATTCCTGGTCTGGATTGCGCTCGCGCTCTTGGGCGCGTTCGCATTCGGCACCATCGCGCTCGCGCACGGCGAGCGTATCAGCGCACTCTGGATCGTCATCGCGGCGGTCTGCACTTATCTCATCGCTTACCGCTTCTACTCGCGCTTCATCGCGGGAACCGTGCTGCAACTCGACGGCCTGCGCATGACGCCCGCCGTGCGTCACAACGACGGCCTCGACTACGTGCCGACCAACAAGTACGTGCTCTTCGGCCATCACTTCGCGGCGATCGCGGGCGCGGGTCCGCTCGTCGGCCCGGTGCTCGCCGCGCAGATGGGCTACACGCCCGGCATGCTGTGGATTCTCGCGGGCGTCGTGTTCGCGGGCGCGGTGCAGGATTTCGTCGTGCTCTTCATCTCGACACGGCGCGACGGCCGCTCGCTCGGCGATCTCATCAAGATGGAACTCGGCACCGTGCCCGGCGTGATTGCGCTGTTCGGCACGTTTCTCATCATGGTGATCATTCTCGCGGTGCTCGCGCTGATCGTCGTGAAGGCGCTGACGAATTCGCCGTGGGGCACGTTCACGGTCGCCGCGACGATTCCGATCGCGCTCTTCATGGGCGTGTACACGCGCTTCATCCGTCCGGGGCGCATCGGCGAAGTGTCGATCATCGGCTTCGTTCTGCTGATGCTCGCTATCTCGTTCGGCGGACAAGTCGCGGCATCGCCGGCCATCGCGCCGTTCTTCACCTTCACGGGCGTCCAACTGACGTGGATTCTGATCGGCTATGGCTTCGTCGCCTCGGTGTTGCCGGTGTGGCTGCTGCTCGCGCCGCGCGATTACCTTTCGACGTTCCTCAAGATCGGCACGATTCTCGGCCTCGCGATCGGCATTCTGATCGTCGCGCCGGAACTGAAGATGCCCGCGTTCACGAAGTTCGTCGACGGCTCCGGCCCGGTTTGGGCGGGCAATCTGTTCCCGTTCCTCTTCATCACGATCGCGTGCGGCGCGGTGTCGGGCTTCCACGCGCTGATCTCGTCGGGCACGACGCCCAAGATGATCGACAACGAAGTGAACATGCGCTTCATCGGCTACGGCGCGATGCTGATGGAATCGTTCGTCGCGATCATGGCGCTCGTCGCCGCGTGCGTGATCGAGCCGGGCGTCTACTTCGCGATGAACAGCCCCGCCGCGCTGCTCGGCACCACGCCCGATGCCATCGCGCAGACGGTGACGTCGTGGGGCTTCACGCTCACGCCCGACATGCTGACGTCGACGGCGAAGGCCGTCGGCGAAACGACGATCGTCGCGCGTGCGGGCGGCGCGCCGACGCTCGCGGTCGGGATGGCGGAGATTTTGCATCGCGTGATCGGCGGCCCGGCGATGATGGCGTTCTGGTATCACTTCGCCATTCTCTTCGAAGCGCTCTTCATCCTGACCGCCGTCGACGCGGGCACGCGCGCCGGCCGCTTCATGCTGCAGGACCTGCTCGGCACGTTCCATCCGGCGCTGCGCCGCACGGAATCGCTGCCGGCGAATCTCGTCGCGACGGGCCTGTGTGTGGCGGCGTGGGGCTACTTCCTGTATCAGGGCGTGGTCGATCCGTTCGGCGGCATCAATACGCTGTGGCCGCTCTTCGGCATTTCGAACCAGATGCTCGCCGGCATCGCGCTGATGCTCGGCACCGTGGTCCTCTTCAAGATGAAGCGCGAGCGCTTCGCCTGGGTGACGGTGGTGCCGACGGTGTGGCTGCTCATCTGCACGTTGACGGCGGGCTGGCAGAAGATTTTCGACGCCAGTCCGAAGGTCGGCTTCCTCTCGCATGCCGCGCGACTGCGCGACGCCTACGACGCGGGCAAGGTGATGGCGCCGGCGAAATCGCTGCCGGAAATGCAGCGGATCATCTTCAACGATTACGTCGACGCGGCGCTTTCCGGGCTCTTCATCTTCGTCGTGGTGAGCATCGCGGTGTACGGCGTGCTGTCGGTGCTGCGCGCGCGTCGCGAGGCGCGTCCGACCGTGAGCGAAACCCCGTTCGAACCGTTGCCCGCTGGCGCGGGCGCGACGGTTCGCGCGGGCCACTGA
- a CDS encoding LuxR C-terminal-related transcriptional regulator, giving the protein MQTPVERLTPRERDVLDALARGLSSKQIAQQHGLSVRTVETHRLNLKRKLSIDGQAELIKFAVENRRG; this is encoded by the coding sequence ATGCAAACGCCGGTGGAACGCCTGACGCCGCGCGAACGCGACGTGCTCGATGCGCTCGCGCGGGGCTTGTCGAGCAAGCAGATCGCGCAGCAGCACGGGCTTTCCGTCCGCACGGTGGAAACGCACCGGCTGAACCTCAAGCGCAAGCTGTCCATCGACGGCCAGGCGGAACTGATCAAGTTCGCCGTGGAAAACCGGCGCGGTTGA
- a CDS encoding phospholipid-binding protein MlaC: MKRYLSVCFAFLFATLSFSGAALAQTSPDAVVKSAVEGTVDAMKADPQARGGDMAKISQLVQTRFLPATDFQRTTRIALGKAWASATPEQQKQLYDQFQTLLVRTYAASLAQLRDQDVKFRFDAPNVDASAKDAVVESHVISTGGDNPVRYRLGKTAQGWKIYDIDMMGAWLIQVYQQQFAGQLQKGGVDGLIKYLSEHNARSAG; this comes from the coding sequence ATGAAACGCTATCTGTCTGTCTGCTTCGCTTTCCTCTTCGCCACGCTGTCGTTTTCCGGCGCGGCCCTTGCACAAACCAGTCCCGACGCGGTGGTCAAAAGCGCAGTCGAAGGCACGGTCGACGCAATGAAGGCCGACCCGCAAGCGCGCGGCGGCGACATGGCGAAGATCTCCCAGCTCGTGCAAACGCGCTTTCTGCCGGCCACCGACTTCCAGCGCACGACGCGCATCGCGCTCGGCAAGGCGTGGGCCAGCGCCACGCCCGAGCAGCAGAAGCAGCTTTACGACCAGTTCCAGACGCTGCTCGTGCGGACGTATGCCGCTTCGCTTGCGCAATTGCGCGACCAGGACGTGAAGTTTCGCTTCGATGCGCCGAATGTCGATGCCAGCGCGAAAGACGCGGTGGTCGAATCGCACGTCATCTCGACGGGCGGCGACAATCCCGTGCGCTACCGGCTCGGCAAGACCGCGCAAGGCTGGAAAATCTACGACATCGACATGATGGGCGCGTGGCTCATCCAGGTCTACCAGCAACAGTTCGCCGGCCAGCTTCAGAAGGGCGGCGTGGACGGACTCATCAAGTATCTGTCCGAGCACAACGCGCGCTCGGCCGGCTGA